A window of the Bacillus sp. A301a_S52 genome harbors these coding sequences:
- a CDS encoding threonine synthase produces MWRGLLEEYKAYLPVNDKTPMLSLQEGNTPLLPLKHLSEKWGIDLHVKYDGANPTGSFKDRGMVMAVAKAKEAGSEAIMCASTGNTSAAAAAYAAQAKLRCLIVIPEGKIAMGKLAQAVVYGAEIFSIEGNFDNALQMVRNLAEQSPITLVNSVNPFRIEGQKTAAFEICDVLGSAPDILTIPVGNAGNITAYWKGFQEYNAKKGTGLPQMRGFEAEGAAAIVKNRVIDNPETLATAIRIGNPASWDKAVKATEESSGKIDFVTDDEIVEAYKLLAREEGIFAEPASAASLAGLKKQLDSGEIKKGSRVVSVLTGNGLKDPNTAIDTAPVKPVALPNDESVVIDHMLGRVNQ; encoded by the coding sequence ATGTGGCGAGGATTACTTGAAGAGTATAAAGCATATTTACCAGTCAATGATAAAACACCGATGCTCTCTCTACAAGAGGGGAATACACCTCTTCTACCATTAAAGCATTTATCAGAAAAATGGGGGATCGACCTTCATGTGAAATACGACGGTGCCAACCCAACTGGGTCATTCAAAGATCGAGGGATGGTCATGGCCGTAGCTAAAGCGAAGGAAGCAGGCAGTGAAGCGATTATGTGCGCCTCTACCGGAAACACGTCAGCCGCCGCTGCAGCCTATGCGGCTCAAGCGAAACTACGCTGTTTGATCGTCATTCCAGAAGGAAAGATTGCCATGGGAAAACTGGCTCAAGCTGTCGTTTATGGGGCTGAAATCTTTAGTATTGAAGGCAACTTTGACAATGCCCTTCAAATGGTGAGAAATCTTGCTGAACAATCCCCTATTACTCTTGTAAACTCAGTAAATCCGTTCCGAATCGAAGGTCAGAAAACAGCTGCCTTTGAAATCTGTGATGTGCTCGGGTCTGCTCCAGATATTTTAACAATCCCTGTAGGTAATGCTGGTAATATCACAGCTTATTGGAAAGGATTTCAAGAATATAACGCTAAGAAAGGAACCGGCTTACCGCAAATGCGCGGCTTCGAAGCGGAAGGTGCAGCAGCGATTGTGAAAAACCGTGTTATCGACAACCCTGAAACATTGGCTACTGCCATTCGTATCGGTAACCCTGCTAGCTGGGACAAAGCAGTGAAAGCAACAGAGGAATCTTCTGGTAAAATTGACTTCGTCACGGATGATGAGATTGTGGAAGCATATAAACTCCTTGCTCGTGAAGAAGGCATATTTGCAGAGCCGGCGTCTGCAGCTTCTCTAGCAGGCTTAAAAAAACAATTAGATTCAGGTGAGATTAAAAAGGGGTCTCGTGTAGTCTCCGTTTTAACAGGTAATGGTTTGAAAGATCCTAATACAGCGATTGATACAGCACCTGTTAAACCAGTGGCTCTCCCAAATGATGAGTCTGTGGTCATTGATCATATGTTAGGCCGTGTCAACCAATGA
- a CDS encoding response regulator, protein MKKYQQMMYDRIKKTVGNWRNKGNVHEYEVYHLLHSIKGTAGTIGMDKLSEEAEALLDYTDVESEKLWGKAEWLPFVERIERAFEPSLFHDKTDEIKQTINFETPVSQPDVPFILIVDDDVEFVTHAKTFVEREGFQVVIALTGEKGLELFYQVKPSLIILDQNLPDIDGIELLKQIFVKAQKDVVPIVMVGTSDCEGSRIKAYEMGATDYIAKPLNMKVLIPFLHNRIRHRKHMLKQIGEDELTGAYNRKYLERELSSQLVMLKRDDRMAVLSFIIVDIDHFKSVNDRFGHPKGDEVLKEFVHTFTKIKAPMDTISRYGGEEFAIVMPDTSKTEAFERIKAWRESFSNVTFTADDNTFNVMFSAGIKEVTVNDDHLNRIIEQADKALYHAKETGRNKTQFYEEALEYTELKDFVTIIIVDDDEVVRQMMTHHFNKRGEVAGRPVKVRTYPDGVAFLEGSWYQTDQQFMILLDGRMPKMDGIEVLQKLRETYGNKNIVISMLTARKGEVEVARALNLGADDYMVKPFNANEVAARIDRLLERMFN, encoded by the coding sequence GTGAAAAAATATCAACAAATGATGTACGATCGGATCAAAAAAACGGTCGGAAATTGGCGAAATAAAGGAAACGTTCATGAATATGAAGTTTACCACTTATTGCATAGTATTAAAGGGACAGCTGGTACGATTGGGATGGATAAGCTCTCAGAAGAAGCGGAAGCTTTACTTGATTATACTGATGTCGAATCAGAGAAGCTATGGGGAAAGGCAGAATGGTTACCGTTTGTTGAACGAATTGAAAGGGCGTTTGAACCGTCCTTATTTCATGACAAAACAGATGAAATAAAACAAACAATAAATTTTGAAACACCAGTGAGCCAGCCAGATGTACCGTTTATTCTAATTGTTGATGACGATGTGGAGTTTGTTACCCATGCTAAAACCTTCGTTGAAAGAGAAGGATTTCAAGTGGTAATTGCTTTAACTGGGGAAAAAGGCTTAGAGCTGTTTTATCAAGTGAAACCGAGTTTGATTATATTAGACCAAAATCTTCCAGATATTGATGGTATAGAACTTCTTAAACAAATCTTCGTAAAAGCTCAAAAAGATGTGGTGCCGATCGTGATGGTGGGTACATCTGATTGTGAGGGAAGTCGCATTAAAGCCTATGAAATGGGGGCGACAGATTATATTGCTAAACCCTTAAATATGAAGGTTCTTATCCCTTTCCTTCATAACCGTATTCGACATCGAAAACATATGCTGAAACAGATAGGTGAAGATGAATTAACGGGAGCGTATAATCGTAAATATCTAGAACGCGAACTTTCTTCTCAGTTGGTAATGTTGAAGAGGGATGATAGAATGGCGGTTCTATCGTTCATTATTGTGGATATTGATCATTTTAAATCTGTTAATGATCGCTTCGGTCACCCTAAGGGGGATGAAGTGTTAAAAGAATTTGTCCATACGTTTACGAAGATTAAAGCGCCCATGGATACAATTAGTCGTTATGGTGGGGAAGAGTTTGCCATTGTGATGCCCGATACTTCCAAAACGGAAGCATTTGAGCGTATTAAGGCGTGGCGTGAGTCATTTAGTAACGTCACATTTACTGCCGATGATAACACGTTCAATGTTATGTTTTCAGCAGGTATAAAGGAAGTGACGGTCAATGATGATCACTTAAATCGGATTATTGAGCAGGCTGATAAAGCTTTATATCATGCGAAAGAGACGGGAAGAAATAAAACTCAGTTTTACGAAGAAGCCCTGGAGTATACGGAATTAAAAGATTTTGTGACGATTATTATTGTGGATGATGATGAGGTAGTAAGGCAAATGATGACGCATCATTTTAATAAAAGAGGAGAAGTAGCTGGCCGCCCTGTTAAAGTAAGAACATATCCAGATGGAGTGGCGTTCTTGGAAGGATCTTGGTATCAAACTGACCAGCAATTTATGATTCTTTTAGATGGGAGAATGCCAAAGATGGATGGTATTGAAGTCTTGCAAAAGCTGAGAGAAACTTATGGCAATAAAAACATTGTCATTTCCATGCTCACAGCGAGAAAGGGAGAGGTTGAAGTGGCTAGAGCTCTTAACCTTGGAGCGGATGATTACATGGTAAAGCCTTTTAATGCAAATGAGGTGGCTGCCCGTATCGATAGACTACTTGAAAGAATGTTTAATTAA
- a CDS encoding homoserine kinase — protein MTNFANFSIRVPASTANLGPGFDSIGMALNRYLTLYVTPSDRWAFKGRTANLDGIPEGKENLIYKIAAWIADEYKKELPSAEVVMESEIPLSRGFGSSATAIVAGIELANQLLGLTLSPEEKTRWGSIYEGHPDNVAPSIYGGLIIGSHREDDTNIVLAGTPDIDVIALIPDYELSTRESRDTLPETLPYKEAVQVSSISNVLVAAILQNNWQLVGRMMMRDLFHLPYRMPHISEWQKAVEMANELPIYGVTLSGAGPIVLFFAPKGKGKDVQSQVKSNFPDHQIDLLKVDAEGVNVTLEAVPSNL, from the coding sequence ATGACTAACTTCGCCAACTTTTCCATTCGAGTACCGGCGAGCACCGCTAACTTAGGACCAGGATTTGATTCAATAGGCATGGCGTTGAACCGCTATTTAACATTGTATGTCACCCCTAGCGACAGGTGGGCGTTTAAAGGACGTACCGCTAACCTTGATGGTATACCTGAAGGAAAGGAAAACCTTATATACAAGATCGCTGCGTGGATCGCTGACGAATACAAGAAAGAGCTTCCATCGGCTGAAGTGGTGATGGAGAGTGAGATCCCTCTCTCCCGAGGCTTTGGTAGTAGTGCTACTGCTATAGTTGCTGGTATCGAACTCGCTAACCAACTATTAGGGCTAACACTTTCCCCTGAGGAAAAAACACGTTGGGGGAGCATTTATGAGGGCCACCCCGATAACGTAGCTCCTTCTATTTACGGCGGTCTTATTATCGGTAGTCACCGAGAAGACGACACTAACATTGTTTTGGCAGGTACACCAGATATTGATGTAATTGCACTTATTCCTGACTATGAATTAAGCACCCGGGAGTCACGAGATACATTACCTGAAACTTTACCTTATAAAGAGGCTGTTCAAGTTAGCAGCATTAGCAATGTTTTAGTAGCCGCCATCTTACAAAACAATTGGCAATTAGTAGGCCGCATGATGATGAGAGATTTATTTCATCTTCCTTACCGAATGCCCCATATTTCAGAATGGCAAAAAGCTGTTGAAATGGCTAATGAACTACCTATATATGGCGTGACATTAAGTGGAGCAGGCCCTATCGTTCTTTTCTTCGCGCCAAAAGGGAAAGGTAAAGATGTTCAATCACAAGTAAAGAGTAATTTTCCTGATCATCAAATTGACTTACTTAAAGTTGATGCTGAAGGTGTTAATGTTACCCTAGAAGCTGTCCCATCCAACCTTTAA
- a CDS encoding homoserine dehydrogenase has translation MTKNMNIGLLGFGTVGTGVLQIIQNHQDKLKHQLGCSVTVKKILVSNLHKQRSVEVNQEQLTTSAEDILNDNQIDVIVEVMGGIDEARRYIRHALENGKHVITANKDLMALHGSELLQLANKQGCDLFYEASVAGGIPILRTLVEGLASDRITKMMGIVNGTTNYILTKMSKEGRVYNEVLKEAQALGYAESDPTSDVEGLDAARKIAILGTLGFSMNLELDDVSVKGISNITSEDLSYGDQLGYTMKLVGIANRSGDKVEVSVQPTLVPHDHPLSSVDDEFNAVYVYGEAVGETMYYGAGAGQLPTATAVVSDLVEVLKNKRLGVNGNSVVIPQFDKKLKTDDDIFSKFFMRIHAKDVPGTFSALTSLFDKHGVSLEKILQVPLNDGKLAEIILVTHAVSKKNYETVLTKLKDTDVVVDVKSSYRVEGE, from the coding sequence ATGACTAAAAATATGAATATAGGATTACTCGGCTTTGGAACAGTAGGAACAGGCGTTTTACAAATTATCCAAAATCATCAAGATAAACTCAAGCATCAGTTAGGCTGTTCCGTTACCGTTAAAAAAATTCTAGTAAGTAACCTTCACAAACAACGCTCGGTTGAGGTGAATCAAGAACAATTAACCACGAGTGCTGAGGATATTCTCAATGATAACCAGATCGATGTCATCGTTGAAGTGATGGGCGGTATTGATGAGGCGCGACGTTACATCCGCCACGCTCTAGAGAACGGAAAGCATGTTATTACGGCTAATAAAGACCTTATGGCTCTTCACGGCAGTGAATTACTACAACTAGCTAATAAACAGGGCTGTGATTTATTTTATGAAGCTAGTGTTGCCGGGGGCATCCCTATTCTAAGAACACTCGTTGAAGGGTTAGCTTCAGACCGAATTACAAAAATGATGGGAATCGTCAATGGCACAACTAATTATATTTTAACAAAAATGTCAAAGGAAGGACGTGTCTATAACGAGGTGCTAAAAGAAGCACAAGCCCTTGGTTATGCCGAATCTGACCCTACTTCTGACGTTGAGGGCCTGGATGCGGCCAGAAAGATCGCTATTTTAGGAACACTCGGCTTTTCTATGAACCTTGAGTTAGATGATGTTTCAGTGAAAGGGATTTCCAATATCACGAGTGAAGATCTTTCATATGGCGACCAACTAGGCTATACGATGAAGCTTGTGGGGATCGCTAACCGATCTGGGGACAAAGTGGAAGTTAGTGTACAGCCAACACTGGTTCCTCATGATCATCCTTTATCGTCCGTGGATGATGAATTTAACGCCGTATACGTCTATGGGGAAGCCGTTGGCGAAACAATGTACTATGGGGCTGGAGCTGGACAGCTTCCTACGGCAACAGCTGTGGTGTCAGACCTTGTGGAAGTTTTAAAAAATAAACGCCTTGGCGTTAATGGTAACAGTGTCGTTATTCCTCAATTCGACAAAAAACTTAAAACGGACGACGATATTTTCTCTAAATTCTTTATGCGCATTCATGCGAAAGATGTCCCTGGGACCTTCTCTGCTCTCACCTCTTTGTTTGATAAGCATGGTGTTAGTCTTGAAAAGATTTTGCAAGTGCCGCTGAACGATGGTAAGCTAGCTGAAATCATCTTAGTAACACACGCCGTTTCTAAAAAGAACTATGAAACGGTTTTAACTAAATTGAAGGACACGGATGTCGTCGTAGACGTTAAGAGCAGCTACCGTGTGGAAGGAGAATAA
- a CDS encoding Gfo/Idh/MocA family oxidoreductase translates to MIRYGVIGTNFITDWFVEAGQATNDFKLTAVYSRTEERAKEFAQKHGAKHTFTQLEDMAASDEIDAVYIASPTALHAEQAILCMQQGKHVLCEKPIASHDKEVVEMIQTAEKYGVVLMEAVKNTALPNFKNLRDAIAKIAPIRRVVTNYCQYSSRYDAYKEGNVLNAFKPELSNGSIMDIGLYCLYPIIDLFGKPEKVQANGVMLESGVDGEGTVLLTYPEMEGVAMYSKITNSRLPSEIQGENGTIVIDHIQTLSDIRIYYRDGSEEIISEDQTKPMMTYEIEAFHNKISGQLTDDEINSLSTSLSTSQVMTDARDQLKVRFPADQSRQ, encoded by the coding sequence ATGATTAGATACGGTGTCATTGGGACAAATTTTATAACAGATTGGTTTGTGGAAGCGGGCCAAGCGACGAACGATTTCAAATTAACAGCCGTTTATTCACGGACAGAAGAGAGAGCGAAGGAATTTGCTCAAAAGCATGGTGCCAAGCATACCTTTACACAACTTGAAGACATGGCTGCAAGTGACGAAATAGATGCAGTTTATATAGCGAGTCCTACTGCATTACATGCTGAACAAGCAATTCTTTGTATGCAGCAGGGCAAACATGTTTTGTGTGAAAAGCCTATAGCCTCACACGATAAAGAGGTTGTTGAGATGATTCAAACAGCTGAAAAATATGGCGTTGTATTAATGGAAGCAGTGAAAAATACAGCGCTTCCTAATTTTAAAAATCTCCGTGATGCGATCGCGAAAATCGCGCCAATTCGCCGCGTTGTCACTAACTATTGCCAATATTCTTCACGGTATGATGCTTATAAAGAAGGGAATGTCCTCAATGCATTTAAACCGGAATTGTCAAATGGCTCAATAATGGATATCGGGCTATATTGCCTCTATCCCATTATAGATTTATTCGGCAAACCTGAAAAAGTTCAAGCTAACGGTGTGATGCTTGAATCAGGTGTAGACGGTGAAGGGACGGTTCTATTAACTTACCCTGAAATGGAAGGGGTGGCAATGTACTCTAAAATTACGAATTCTCGCTTGCCATCTGAAATTCAGGGAGAAAACGGGACGATCGTGATCGATCACATTCAGACGCTATCTGATATACGTATTTACTATCGAGACGGGTCAGAAGAAATCATATCAGAAGATCAAACGAAGCCGATGATGACATATGAAATTGAAGCGTTTCATAATAAAATTAGCGGTCAATTAACAGATGACGAAATAAATTCTTTATCCACGTCCCTATCGACGTCCCAAGTCATGACAGATGCGCGAGATCAACTAAAGGTTCGCTTTCCTGCGGATCAAAGCAGACAATAA
- a CDS encoding glycosyltransferase family 2 protein has product MIDKEWLSLLTLILAVVAIIYMVTVGLIYLILFLIASPRIKKERFLNQEEYVEELVFNKDTFPVSVLIPAYNEEVGIYTTIRSMLGLNYPQYEIIVIDDGSKDNTSRKVIKEFKMTEIDVALRKYFDTKDVTKAYQSTVHPNIFLLRKENGGKADALNAGINFSRYPYFAAVDGDCILDHDALLKVMKPIIDSNGLVTATGGTVRIANGSTITKSQVEKIALPKGPIVLMQIIEYFRAFLIGRLGLSRLNILLIISGAFGVFEKKRVVQVGGYNTKTVGEDMELIVRMHRSIKDEKSNQKVEYIQDPVCWTEAPDSAAVLRSQRKRWQRGLAETIWLHKKMLFNPKYKGIGLFSMPYYLLVELLSAVFEVIGYVVIISGLLFSFISLDMVLVMFIVTVFYGSLLSSLAVLLEEWTYHKYPDTKSLLILFFWALTESFWYRPLMVWWRFSGLCQSLTKKADWGNMKRKGISTD; this is encoded by the coding sequence ATGATAGACAAAGAGTGGCTTTCACTCCTCACATTAATACTTGCGGTTGTCGCTATCATATATATGGTTACAGTAGGACTCATTTATTTAATCTTATTTTTGATCGCAAGCCCGCGTATCAAAAAGGAACGTTTTCTAAATCAGGAAGAGTATGTAGAGGAGCTCGTGTTTAATAAAGATACGTTTCCAGTGTCTGTTCTCATACCAGCTTATAATGAAGAAGTTGGTATTTATACCACCATTCGCTCCATGCTTGGATTAAATTATCCACAATATGAAATCATCGTTATTGATGATGGTTCAAAAGACAATACGAGTAGAAAAGTTATTAAAGAATTTAAAATGACAGAAATCGATGTAGCTTTACGGAAATATTTTGACACGAAGGATGTCACGAAAGCATACCAATCGACAGTGCATCCGAATATTTTTCTGTTAAGAAAAGAAAACGGAGGCAAGGCAGATGCTTTAAATGCAGGGATTAATTTCTCTCGTTATCCTTACTTTGCAGCAGTAGATGGTGATTGTATTCTTGATCATGATGCTCTCCTTAAGGTAATGAAACCTATCATTGACTCAAACGGCTTAGTCACAGCTACGGGAGGAACCGTTCGTATTGCCAATGGGTCTACTATTACGAAAAGCCAAGTGGAAAAAATAGCTCTTCCTAAAGGGCCGATAGTACTCATGCAAATTATCGAATATTTTCGTGCCTTCCTAATAGGGCGGCTTGGGTTAAGTCGATTGAATATATTATTAATTATTTCCGGGGCTTTTGGTGTCTTTGAAAAAAAGAGAGTTGTTCAAGTTGGTGGTTATAACACTAAGACCGTTGGTGAGGATATGGAACTCATTGTCCGTATGCATCGTTCGATTAAGGATGAAAAATCGAACCAAAAAGTGGAGTATATACAAGATCCCGTATGTTGGACAGAAGCTCCTGACAGTGCGGCAGTCCTTCGTTCTCAGCGGAAGCGGTGGCAACGAGGTTTGGCAGAAACGATCTGGCTTCATAAAAAAATGTTGTTTAACCCAAAGTATAAAGGAATTGGGCTCTTTTCGATGCCTTATTATTTACTTGTGGAATTGTTAAGCGCCGTCTTTGAGGTAATTGGTTATGTTGTGATTATTAGTGGGCTCTTGTTCTCATTCATATCACTGGATATGGTGCTTGTCATGTTTATAGTGACAGTTTTTTATGGCTCCCTGTTATCGTCATTGGCCGTATTATTAGAAGAATGGACGTACCATAAATACCCCGATACCAAAAGCTTACTTATCCTTTTTTTCTGGGCATTAACAGAATCCTTTTGGTATCGTCCACTCATGGTATGGTGGCGCTTTTCTGGATTGTGTCAATCATTAACAAAGAAAGCGGATTGGGGCAATATGAAACGAAAAGGCATATCTACTGATTAA
- a CDS encoding diguanylate cyclase: protein MKKYQEMMYSRMQKTIDSWHCKKSVHEYDIRHFLNNIQRTADAIEMKELSEEVMALLKELDTQSEKWWNKSEWVPIVERIERVCQPDFLNDEESRDRSLFDGIRQNEVPFILVIDHDLKFIRGIKTFLENGGFKVVTALSGKKGFNLFSQVKPSLIILGHELQDINGIAFLERIAVDAQKEMTSIVMVSSSCCEENRVKAYELGATDFITKPLNLNVLLPFLQNRIRHRRHIIKQFGEDELTGAFNRKYLECELTYQLTMLTHAEKNKLFSFVIVDLDRFKMVNDQFGHVKGDDVLKTFVNMFMLIKEPADTISRYGGEEFAIVMPDTDQEEALKRIKALRDVFSKKTFMAGKTSFKVTFSAGIKEVRKKDEQMKHLIEKADKALHFAKKMGRNRSECYKETLEYVDFKDFVTVIIVDDDEIVRQVMTYHFHKRGEVAGRRVKVRTYSDGISLLEGAWYQPDKQYMILLDGRMPKMDGIEVLQKLRETYGTKNIVISMLTEKGEIDVARALNMAADDYMFKPFNVNEVAVRVDRLIERVLN from the coding sequence GTGAAAAAGTACCAAGAGATGATGTATAGCCGAATGCAAAAAACGATCGATAGTTGGCATTGTAAAAAAAGTGTACATGAATACGACATACGTCATTTTTTGAATAACATTCAAAGAACGGCTGATGCAATTGAGATGAAGGAGCTATCTGAGGAAGTCATGGCTCTGCTAAAAGAATTAGATACTCAATCAGAAAAATGGTGGAATAAATCCGAATGGGTACCAATTGTAGAGCGTATTGAAAGGGTGTGTCAACCTGACTTTTTAAATGACGAGGAATCAAGAGATCGATCTCTTTTTGATGGGATAAGGCAGAACGAGGTTCCCTTCATTCTTGTTATTGACCATGACTTGAAGTTCATAAGGGGAATTAAAACATTTCTTGAAAATGGGGGCTTCAAAGTCGTAACTGCTTTATCAGGTAAAAAAGGTTTTAACCTCTTTTCTCAAGTGAAACCGAGTTTAATTATCTTAGGTCACGAACTACAAGATATTAATGGCATTGCATTCCTTGAACGAATTGCTGTAGACGCACAAAAAGAGATGACTTCAATTGTTATGGTCAGTTCTTCTTGCTGCGAGGAAAATCGTGTCAAAGCCTATGAACTAGGAGCGACAGATTTTATTACTAAGCCATTGAATTTGAATGTCCTTTTACCGTTTCTACAGAATCGTATTCGTCATCGTCGGCATATAATCAAGCAATTTGGTGAAGATGAACTAACGGGAGCGTTCAATAGAAAATATTTAGAGTGTGAGTTGACTTACCAACTAACCATGTTGACACATGCTGAAAAAAACAAGTTATTTTCATTCGTAATAGTTGATTTAGATCGTTTTAAAATGGTGAACGACCAATTTGGTCATGTGAAAGGCGATGACGTGTTAAAAACATTTGTTAACATGTTTATGCTTATTAAAGAACCAGCGGATACGATTAGTCGCTATGGCGGTGAGGAATTTGCAATTGTGATGCCGGATACCGATCAGGAAGAGGCACTAAAGCGCATTAAAGCTTTGCGAGATGTATTTAGCAAGAAGACTTTTATGGCAGGAAAGACATCGTTTAAGGTGACGTTTTCTGCAGGAATTAAAGAAGTGAGAAAAAAAGATGAACAAATGAAACATCTGATAGAGAAGGCAGATAAAGCTTTACATTTTGCGAAAAAAATGGGTAGGAATAGAAGTGAATGTTATAAAGAAACACTAGAATACGTTGACTTTAAGGATTTTGTTACCGTCATTATTGTGGACGATGACGAGATAGTAAGGCAGGTAATGACTTATCACTTCCATAAACGAGGGGAAGTTGCAGGACGTCGTGTGAAAGTTCGCACATACTCAGATGGCATCTCGCTGTTAGAAGGGGCATGGTACCAACCTGACAAGCAATATATGATTCTATTAGATGGGAGAATGCCAAAAATGGATGGGATAGAAGTGTTGCAAAAACTAAGGGAGACTTACGGAACTAAAAATATTGTTATCTCTATGCTAACTGAAAAAGGCGAAATAGACGTAGCAAGAGCATTAAATATGGCGGCCGATGATTATATGTTTAAACCGTTTAATGTGAATGAAGTGGCCGTTCGAGTCGATAGGCTGATTGAAAGAGTGCTTAATTGA
- a CDS encoding acetamidase/formamidase family protein has product MSQHYTIHRHCYHFTWDNALQPVHTITPGERLNFEVTDASAGQLTPASTTKELDRVDFQRVNPVNGPVYIKGAMPGDTLEVEIESFGPQNWGWTAVTPGFGLLQEHFKNPYLKIWDLKSDKAEFLPGIEIPIAPFPGTIGVALPEPGPHNIVPPRKNGGNMDIKHLTRGAKLYLPVWVEGALFSVGDTHAAQGDGEVCGTAIEAPMDIQLRFKLHKQKQIHEPQFTTPGPLNTGIEGKGYFATTGYGEDLLTATKKAISFMIEHLIGYYGLSDVEAYALCSVAVDLKQSAVVDLPHYLVSAYLPLAIFK; this is encoded by the coding sequence GTGAGTCAACATTATACGATTCATCGCCATTGTTATCACTTTACTTGGGATAATGCTCTTCAACCCGTACACACCATTACACCGGGTGAGAGATTAAATTTTGAAGTCACAGATGCTTCTGCAGGGCAACTGACTCCCGCTTCAACGACGAAGGAACTCGATAGGGTGGATTTCCAACGAGTAAACCCAGTGAATGGCCCTGTGTATATTAAAGGAGCCATGCCTGGAGATACACTAGAAGTGGAAATTGAAAGCTTTGGTCCGCAAAACTGGGGATGGACGGCGGTTACACCAGGCTTTGGCCTGTTACAAGAGCACTTTAAGAACCCTTACCTTAAAATATGGGATTTAAAGTCCGATAAAGCTGAGTTCCTACCGGGAATTGAAATACCGATCGCTCCATTCCCTGGAACAATTGGTGTGGCGCTTCCTGAGCCTGGGCCTCATAATATTGTACCCCCTCGCAAAAACGGAGGGAATATGGATATTAAACATTTAACAAGAGGTGCCAAGCTTTACTTACCAGTATGGGTGGAGGGAGCATTGTTTTCTGTAGGAGATACGCATGCTGCACAAGGAGATGGGGAAGTGTGTGGGACAGCTATAGAAGCACCGATGGACATTCAACTTCGGTTTAAGCTACATAAGCAAAAACAAATTCATGAACCACAATTTACGACACCGGGACCTCTTAATACAGGGATTGAAGGAAAAGGGTATTTTGCGACAACTGGTTACGGAGAAGATTTATTAACGGCCACAAAAAAAGCGATTAGTTTTATGATTGAACACCTTATAGGTTATTATGGATTATCTGATGTTGAGGCCTATGCGTTATGCAGTGTGGCGGTGGACTTAAAGCAAAGTGCGGTGGTTGATCTGCCTCACTATCTCGTCTCTGCCTACTTGCCGTTAGCCATTTTTAAATAA